Proteins co-encoded in one Xyrauchen texanus isolate HMW12.3.18 chromosome 19, RBS_HiC_50CHRs, whole genome shotgun sequence genomic window:
- the LOC127660223 gene encoding alpha-1,3-mannosyl-glycoprotein 4-beta-N-acetylglucosaminyltransferase B-like isoform X1 — MLYLISHPATSQPNTLLYLPHLKEHKDSLKPIVHLGQGRTGVSLVLGVPTVHRQQQSYLVNTLQSLLYDLSTAERKDIVIIVFVAETNATFVNAVAKSIRDNIPDAVSSGLIEVISPSTHYYPDFSALKETFGDSMERVRWRTKQNLDYSFLMQYAQNKGTYYVQLEDDIVAKQGYFQSMKTYTKEVFYEEWLFLEFSQLGFIGKLFRTSELPMIVEFILMFHKDKPIDWLLDHILWVKVCNPEKDSKYCDDEKAKLKRSHKPSLFQHVGLHSSLPGKIQNLKDKEFGKQELFKGHPNPPATLSSSLEHYQTHSLERGYNGEDFFWGLTPKRGDYILISFTKPEAVKEYLFRSGNIETNGDRFYNTTVEGLPFNSSVLERVNRGELPCCKPSTDGFVVIGSFKNGIAEGDVDVALQQLSAIRLVVHSDSDVWVLLSEVGSRLLLSIELLNIDKHPEECTKTSA, encoded by the exons ATGCTGTATTTAATCTCACATCCAGCAACTTCTCAG CCTAATACCCTCCTCTATTTGCCCCACCTGAAAGAGCACAAGGACAGTCTGAAACCCATCGTTCACCTGGGACAGGGACGCACTGGAG TGTCCCTGGTGTTAGGAGTTCCCACTGTACATCGGCAGCAACAGAGTTATCTTGTGAACACACTCCAATCTCTCCTTTATGACCTTTCAACTGCAGAGAGGAAGGATATTGTCATTATAGTATTTGTTGCAGAG ACAAATGCAACATTTGTGAATGCTGTTGCAAAGAGTATACGGGACAA TATCCCAGATGCTGTGAGTTCTGGATTGATAGAGGTGATCTCCCCTTCAACTCACTACTACCCAGACTTCAGTGCCCTGAAGGAAACCTTTGGAGACTCCATGGAGCGAGTCAG ATGGAGGACCAAGCAGAATCTGGACTACAGCTTCCTCATGCAGTATGCCCAGAATAAGGGTACATACTATGTCCAG CTCGAGGATGATATTGTAGCTAAGCAAGGATACTTTCAGTCCATGAAAACATATACCAAAGAGGTGTTTTACGAGGAGTGGCTTTTCCTGGAGTTCTCCCAGCTGGGATTCATTG GCAAACTCTTCCGGACGTCGGAACTGCCAATGATTGTGGAGTTCATTCTGATGTTCCACAAAGACAAGCCTATTGATTGGCTGCTTGATCACATCCTTTGGGTGAAAGTGTGTAATCCGGAGAAAGATTCA AAATACTGCGATGATGAGAAGGCCAAACTAAAGAGATCTCACAAACCCTCCCTATTTCAGCATGTCGGTTTGCATTCCTCCCTACCTGGAAAAATTCAAAACCTTAAA GATAAAGAATTTGGGAAACAGGAGCTGTTCAAAGGCCACCCTAATCCACCTGCAACACTCAGCAGCAGTCTGGAACACTATCAGACTCACTCTTTGGAAAGGGGTTACAATGGGGAAGACTTCTTCTGGGGCCTCACACCCAAAAGAGGAGACTACATCCTCATCTCCTTTACTAAACCAGAAGCTGTCAAAGA GTACCTTTTTCGAAGTGGTAATATTGAAACAAATGGTGACAGGTTTTACAACACAACGGTGGAGGGGCTTCCTTTTAAT AGCTCTGTACTTGAGAGGGTGAACAGAGGAGAACTGCCCTGCTGTAAACCCTCAACCGATGGCTTTGTTGTGATAG gttctTTCAAGAATGGTATAGCTGAAGGAGACGTGGATGTAGCACTACAGCAATTATCAGCCATACGACTCGTGGTTCACTCAGATTCAGATGTCTGGGTTCTTCTCAGTGAG gtcggttctcgcctcctcctttccattgaactgcttaaCATTGACAAACATCCAGAGGAATGTACAAAGACAAGTGCTTGA
- the LOC127660223 gene encoding alpha-1,3-mannosyl-glycoprotein 4-beta-N-acetylglucosaminyltransferase B-like isoform X2, with amino-acid sequence MRAEQRGEVLSQELLKVLGQLQIRSNAVFNLTSSNFSAIWQERTFRHFLSTQPNTLLYLPHLKEHKDSLKPIVHLGQGRTGVSLVLGVPTVHRQQQSYLVNTLQSLLYDLSTAERKDIVIIVFVAETNATFVNAVAKSIRDNIPDAVSSGLIEVISPSTHYYPDFSALKETFGDSMERVRWRTKQNLDYSFLMQYAQNKGTYYVQLEDDIVAKQGYFQSMKTYTKEVFYEEWLFLEFSQLGFIGKLFRTSELPMIVEFILMFHKDKPIDWLLDHILWVKVCNPEKDSKYCDDEKAKLKRSHKPSLFQHVGLHSSLPGKIQNLKDKEFGKQELFKGHPNPPATLSSSLEHYQTHSLERGYNGEDFFWGLTPKRGDYILISFTKPEAVKEYLFRSGNIETNGDRFYNTTVEGLPFNSSVLERVNRGELPCCKPSTDGFVVIGSFKNGIAEGDVDVALQQLSAIRLVVHSDSDVWVLLSEVGSRLLLSIELLNIDKHPEECTKTSA; translated from the exons ATGCGAGCAGAACAACGAGGGGAGGTCTTATCACAAGAACTGCTTAAAGTACTGGGTCAACTTCAAATCCGCAGCAATGCTGTATTTAATCTCACATCCAGCAACTTCTCAG CAATATGGCAAGAGAGGACATTTCGGCATTTTTTGTCCACACAGCCTAATACCCTCCTCTATTTGCCCCACCTGAAAGAGCACAAGGACAGTCTGAAACCCATCGTTCACCTGGGACAGGGACGCACTGGAG TGTCCCTGGTGTTAGGAGTTCCCACTGTACATCGGCAGCAACAGAGTTATCTTGTGAACACACTCCAATCTCTCCTTTATGACCTTTCAACTGCAGAGAGGAAGGATATTGTCATTATAGTATTTGTTGCAGAG ACAAATGCAACATTTGTGAATGCTGTTGCAAAGAGTATACGGGACAA TATCCCAGATGCTGTGAGTTCTGGATTGATAGAGGTGATCTCCCCTTCAACTCACTACTACCCAGACTTCAGTGCCCTGAAGGAAACCTTTGGAGACTCCATGGAGCGAGTCAG ATGGAGGACCAAGCAGAATCTGGACTACAGCTTCCTCATGCAGTATGCCCAGAATAAGGGTACATACTATGTCCAG CTCGAGGATGATATTGTAGCTAAGCAAGGATACTTTCAGTCCATGAAAACATATACCAAAGAGGTGTTTTACGAGGAGTGGCTTTTCCTGGAGTTCTCCCAGCTGGGATTCATTG GCAAACTCTTCCGGACGTCGGAACTGCCAATGATTGTGGAGTTCATTCTGATGTTCCACAAAGACAAGCCTATTGATTGGCTGCTTGATCACATCCTTTGGGTGAAAGTGTGTAATCCGGAGAAAGATTCA AAATACTGCGATGATGAGAAGGCCAAACTAAAGAGATCTCACAAACCCTCCCTATTTCAGCATGTCGGTTTGCATTCCTCCCTACCTGGAAAAATTCAAAACCTTAAA GATAAAGAATTTGGGAAACAGGAGCTGTTCAAAGGCCACCCTAATCCACCTGCAACACTCAGCAGCAGTCTGGAACACTATCAGACTCACTCTTTGGAAAGGGGTTACAATGGGGAAGACTTCTTCTGGGGCCTCACACCCAAAAGAGGAGACTACATCCTCATCTCCTTTACTAAACCAGAAGCTGTCAAAGA GTACCTTTTTCGAAGTGGTAATATTGAAACAAATGGTGACAGGTTTTACAACACAACGGTGGAGGGGCTTCCTTTTAAT AGCTCTGTACTTGAGAGGGTGAACAGAGGAGAACTGCCCTGCTGTAAACCCTCAACCGATGGCTTTGTTGTGATAG gttctTTCAAGAATGGTATAGCTGAAGGAGACGTGGATGTAGCACTACAGCAATTATCAGCCATACGACTCGTGGTTCACTCAGATTCAGATGTCTGGGTTCTTCTCAGTGAG gtcggttctcgcctcctcctttccattgaactgcttaaCATTGACAAACATCCAGAGGAATGTACAAAGACAAGTGCTTGA
- the LOC127660226 gene encoding saxitoxin and tetrodotoxin-binding protein 2-like, with protein MELKHLFGTGSQNLLHHFRKNKYAQCCRQVYISWSQATLLDCKGITTPLILEDNNKIIMGKWIFLEGIADHHLFTYILKTLNSSWIEFGPSSHPNSVALSQRDMLSGKCQFKAINATLQNSSFYVSENYTVTQGKFLPSCLDCVTINFISQFNKTTINSLYLFKRESHRTESDMDMYWKQAECLGLKRESQYSYDGVTDLCHEAPDNSSDHKSNMDKSNQ; from the exons GCACCTTTTTGGCACTGGTTCGCAAAATCTgttgcatcacttcagaaaaaACAAATATGCGCAATGTTGCAGGCAGGTCTATATAAG TTGGAGTCAGGCCACTCTGCTAGACTGTAAGGGGATCACAACACCACTAATCCTGGAAGATAACAACAAAATC ATCATGGGTAAATGGATCTTCCTTGAAGGCATAGCAGACCACCACTTGTTCACATATATCTTGAAGACTTTGAACAGCTCGTGGATAGAGTTTGGCCCCAGCTCTCATCCAAACTCTGTAGCCCTCAGTCAAAGGGACATGCT AAGTGGAAAGTGTCAGTTCAAAGCAATCAATGCAACTCTACAAAATAGTAGCTTTTATGTCAGTG AAAATTACACAGTAACACAGGGAAAGTTTCTGCCATCCTGTTTGGACTGTGTCACCATTAACTTTATTAGCCAATTCAATAAAACGACCATAAATTCACTCTACCTCTTCA AGCGAGAGAGCCACAGAACTGAGTCTGATATGGACATGTACTGGAAACAAGCGGAGTGTCTTGGATTGAAAAGAGAATCCCAGTATTCCTATGATGGTGTAACAG ATCTTTGTCATGAGGCCCCAGACAACTCATCTGACCATAAGTCAAATATGGACAAGTCTaatcaataa